A single region of the Mechercharimyces sp. CAU 1602 genome encodes:
- a CDS encoding ABC transporter ATP-binding protein, with product MNVIELNSLTKMYGQERGILDVSFHVEEGEIFGFIGPNGAGKSTTIRTLLSLIYPTSGSATIFGKDIVQSAPEIKKEIGYLPSEVFYYDNMRVKDLLRYSASFYKKDCHQRIQHLADTLNLDLERKIDDLSFGNKKKVGIVQGLLHSPKLIILDEPTSGLDPLMQQTFFDLLREENKRGATILFSSHILSEVQKLCDRVAIIKEGRLVKVEKISELKENSPKKVELETVSHTALESFDLPGISNLERKEEVISFLYRGNINPLMQKLAAIEILTLSIEEPDLEEIFMHYYQKENMSDEHLSS from the coding sequence ATGAACGTCATTGAGTTAAACAGTTTAACAAAAATGTACGGACAAGAGCGGGGGATACTGGATGTGAGTTTTCATGTAGAGGAAGGAGAGATTTTCGGATTTATTGGCCCCAATGGAGCAGGTAAGTCGACTACGATTCGCACTTTGCTATCGCTCATTTATCCGACAAGCGGTAGCGCAACTATTTTTGGCAAAGATATCGTACAATCTGCCCCGGAAATTAAAAAGGAGATTGGATATTTGCCATCTGAGGTGTTTTACTATGACAACATGAGAGTGAAAGACTTACTCCGTTATTCAGCTAGTTTCTATAAGAAAGATTGTCACCAACGGATCCAACATCTCGCCGATACGCTTAACCTCGATTTGGAGCGGAAGATTGATGACCTCTCTTTTGGCAACAAAAAAAAGGTGGGAATCGTGCAGGGATTATTACATTCCCCCAAGTTAATCATTCTAGATGAACCAACAAGCGGGCTTGATCCCTTGATGCAACAAACCTTTTTCGATTTATTACGCGAGGAGAACAAGCGTGGAGCCACAATATTATTCTCTTCCCATATTTTAAGTGAGGTTCAAAAGCTTTGTGATCGTGTTGCGATTATAAAAGAGGGGCGTTTGGTCAAGGTGGAAAAAATAAGTGAATTGAAAGAGAACAGTCCCAAAAAAGTAGAGTTGGAAACGGTTTCCCATACCGCACTCGAATCTTTTGATCTTCCTGGTATTAGTAATCTGGAAAGGAAAGAGGAAGTAATTAGTTTCCTTTATCGAGGTAATATTAATCCTCTCATGCAGAAGTTGGCGGCAATAGAAATCCTTACACTCAGCATAGAGGAGCCCGATTTGGAGGAAATCTTCATGCATTACTATCAAAAGGAGAATATGAGCGATGAACATCTTTCTTCATGA
- a CDS encoding TetR/AcrR family transcriptional regulator produces MFTKFNNIDDKKRERILNAAIKEFSLKGYAQASTNEIVKASAISKGILFHYFNNKKQLYLYVYDYGFELLSSHFYNYLDRDEPDVLKRLEQSMRIKLRLLKRYPHLFLFFERAIIEDAVDVKKDLEERKNQQTEQGYQYLYNGIDLGLFKDDIDTTQALKVIVWSLEGISNQYFSRARATSSHTINYEDVFGEVKRSLDLFRTCFYKEGEGDNERH; encoded by the coding sequence ATGTTCACCAAATTTAATAATATTGACGACAAGAAGCGAGAGAGGATACTTAATGCCGCAATTAAAGAGTTCTCTCTGAAGGGGTACGCTCAAGCTTCGACTAACGAAATAGTAAAGGCATCGGCAATCTCAAAAGGAATTCTTTTTCACTATTTCAATAATAAAAAGCAGCTATACTTGTATGTGTATGATTACGGATTTGAACTTCTGTCCAGTCACTTTTACAATTACTTGGATCGAGATGAACCTGATGTTTTGAAGAGGTTAGAGCAATCGATGCGCATCAAACTAAGGCTTCTAAAGAGGTATCCGCATTTGTTTCTTTTTTTTGAACGAGCGATTATCGAAGATGCCGTTGATGTTAAAAAGGATTTAGAGGAACGGAAAAATCAGCAAACTGAACAAGGATACCAGTACTTGTACAACGGGATTGATCTCGGTTTATTTAAAGACGATATCGATACTACACAAGCTTTAAAAGTAATCGTGTGGTCTCTCGAAGGAATAAGCAACCAATACTTCAGCCGTGCGAGAGCAACTTCTTCCCATACGATTAATTATGAAGACGTTTTTGGTGAAGTAAAACGATCTCTAGATCTGTTTCGTACTTGTTTTTATAAAGAGGGGGAAGGCGACAATGAACGTCATTGA
- a CDS encoding ABC transporter permease produces the protein MNIFLHELKAHRNATLIWSLSLSMLIAFFMSMYPAIAKEAEDFKELLAGYPPEFLAAFGIALDSITSLLGYYSYVFLYIVLCTAIQGMHLGISILSKEAREQTADFLLTKPIARTTIVTAKLFAAITLIVLTNAIYMGAAALTLMVVGEESFSTTTFLLITSSSLWVAFMFFAFGICLSVVLRRVKAVVSFSLGIVFSFFVLSMLASAMGKDALSYFTPFLYYDTAYILKHKAYELKFVIIQLGFIITTITATYLIYIKKDIDSV, from the coding sequence ATGAACATCTTTCTTCATGAGCTAAAAGCCCACCGCAATGCCACGCTCATCTGGTCGCTTTCTCTTTCCATGTTAATCGCATTTTTCATGTCTATGTATCCTGCTATCGCCAAAGAAGCGGAAGATTTTAAAGAATTATTAGCTGGCTATCCTCCCGAGTTTTTAGCGGCTTTTGGGATCGCGCTTGATTCAATCACTTCACTCCTCGGTTACTATTCCTATGTATTTCTATATATTGTGTTATGTACCGCGATCCAAGGGATGCATTTAGGAATCTCGATTCTCTCTAAGGAAGCACGTGAACAGACGGCTGATTTTCTTCTCACAAAACCAATTGCACGCACTACCATTGTGACTGCCAAATTGTTCGCAGCGATCACATTAATTGTACTAACAAATGCAATTTATATGGGTGCGGCGGCGCTTACTCTTATGGTTGTAGGGGAGGAGTCGTTCTCCACAACTACTTTTCTACTTATCACCAGTAGCTCGTTATGGGTAGCGTTCATGTTTTTTGCTTTCGGCATTTGTTTATCCGTCGTTCTGCGTCGAGTAAAAGCAGTGGTTTCATTCTCACTTGGGATTGTCTTTTCTTTTTTTGTCTTAAGTATGTTGGCATCTGCTATGGGAAAGGATGCCTTATCCTATTTCACACCTTTCCTTTATTATGATACAGCCTATATTTTGAAACACAAAGCATACGAACTCAAATTTGTCATTATTCAACTCGGCTTTATCATCACCACGATTACGGCAACCTATCTAATCTATATAAAGAAAGATATTGATTCTGTATAA
- a CDS encoding 2-C-methyl-D-erythritol 4-phosphate cytidylyltransferase, with the protein MKNVSMILLAGGIGTRMKVNTPKQFLQIGGKPMIIHVLEKADRIDAIREIIIPSPHAYIEQTKEMISRHSFAKSIRVIEGGSTRQDSVHKALAETSSPSVIIHEAVRPFVLVEEIEALIQCPDENATYGFEIPFTVLQGKEYIEKNLDRNELINIQLPQKFNRDQLLASHRQAITDGSSFTEDVSLFFHYQKGQVKVMPGTEYNIKITRPIDQKIGEVIYKEYILGGE; encoded by the coding sequence GTGAAAAACGTATCCATGATCTTGCTTGCAGGCGGAATCGGTACGAGAATGAAAGTAAATACTCCAAAGCAGTTCTTGCAAATTGGTGGAAAACCAATGATCATTCATGTTTTGGAAAAGGCTGACCGTATTGATGCGATTCGGGAAATTATTATACCCTCTCCACATGCCTATATTGAACAGACGAAAGAGATGATTTCACGTCATTCTTTTGCCAAATCAATTCGCGTGATTGAAGGTGGTTCCACTCGTCAAGACTCAGTACATAAAGCTTTGGCGGAAACAAGTTCCCCATCTGTGATCATTCATGAGGCTGTACGTCCTTTTGTCTTGGTAGAAGAAATAGAAGCGCTAATTCAATGTCCAGACGAAAATGCCACATATGGGTTTGAAATTCCCTTTACGGTTTTACAAGGTAAAGAGTATATTGAAAAGAACTTGGATCGGAACGAACTCATTAACATACAGCTTCCACAAAAGTTTAATCGGGATCAGCTTTTAGCCTCCCATCGGCAAGCTATCACGGATGGATCTTCATTCACAGAAGATGTAAGCTTATTTTTCCACTATCAAAAGGGACAAGTTAAGGTAATGCCAGGAACAGAGTACAACATCAAGATTACGAGACCGATTGATCAAAAAATCGGAGAAGTCATCTATAAGG
- a CDS encoding discoidin domain-containing protein, giving the protein MKVHANPDEPREIPKENWSLVFTDSEETVAEDGRAVNVFDNNPNTFWHTKWQGHPDPYPPHEVQIDLGSRYEMNQFSYLPRQDNSDHGMIKEYEIYISDDLTDWGTPVASGSFNFDKEEKVIEISPETGRYLKLVALSEKHGQPWTSAAEISVWGINATSK; this is encoded by the coding sequence GTGAAAGTACATGCGAATCCGGATGAACCAAGAGAGATTCCAAAAGAAAATTGGTCTCTTGTCTTTACTGATAGTGAAGAAACCGTTGCTGAAGACGGGAGAGCTGTAAATGTTTTCGATAATAATCCTAATACCTTCTGGCATACAAAATGGCAGGGACATCCTGATCCTTATCCCCCTCATGAAGTTCAAATCGATTTAGGGTCTCGGTATGAAATGAATCAATTTAGCTATTTGCCACGCCAAGATAATTCAGATCATGGCATGATAAAAGAATACGAGATTTATATAAGTGACGATCTAACTGATTGGGGTACCCCTGTAGCTTCAGGAAGCTTCAATTTTGATAAAGAAGAAAAAGTGATAGAAATCTCCCCTGAAACAGGGAGGTATCTAAAATTAGTAGCATTATCTGAAAAACATGGTCAACCATGGACTTCAGCTGCAGAAATTTCCGTTTGGGGAATAAATGCTACTAGTAAGTAA
- a CDS encoding sulfotransferase family protein codes for MLQGLKRKTHLPFFQLNRPLYNKHLPLVIFWSPKSGCTTITKWFFYQIGLLDTALRYDPWIHRYRGVYYGKNPHYLKELKESLSSGVKKSYKLVRNPYTRAVSSYLHACQHRVEWREMNQYINGEEISQQGISFKEFLYYVKYKGPSKHVIDAHISRQFMEGEKKWVRDYIYLENLSQELRKLERIHQLKQSPIMRLAQSHHHRKRKPVSKMNDHLATQKNTPHSLPEIIPAYRSFYDQEAIALVQKIYRIDFEIYRYPLKPMID; via the coding sequence ATGTTGCAAGGGTTGAAAAGAAAGACTCACCTACCCTTTTTTCAATTGAATCGTCCTTTGTATAACAAACACTTACCCCTCGTTATATTTTGGAGTCCGAAAAGTGGGTGTACGACAATTACCAAATGGTTTTTCTACCAAATAGGTCTTCTTGATACAGCTTTGCGTTATGATCCATGGATTCATCGGTATCGGGGCGTTTACTACGGAAAAAATCCGCATTACCTGAAGGAGCTTAAGGAAAGTTTATCTAGTGGGGTGAAGAAATCATATAAATTGGTTCGCAATCCCTATACAAGAGCAGTTAGTTCGTACCTTCATGCTTGTCAACACAGGGTAGAGTGGCGGGAAATGAATCAATATATTAACGGAGAGGAGATAAGCCAACAAGGAATCTCATTCAAAGAGTTTTTGTACTACGTTAAATATAAAGGACCAAGCAAGCATGTAATAGATGCTCATATATCACGACAATTTATGGAGGGAGAAAAAAAGTGGGTAAGAGACTATATCTATTTGGAAAACCTCTCGCAAGAGCTTAGAAAACTCGAGCGGATCCACCAATTGAAACAATCGCCGATAATGCGCCTCGCTCAATCCCATCATCATAGAAAGAGAAAACCTGTCTCAAAAATGAACGATCATTTAGCTACTCAGAAAAATACACCTCATTCCCTCCCAGAGATAATTCCTGCTTATCGATCATTTTATGATCAAGAAGCGATCGCATTGGTTCAAAAAATATATCGCATAGACTTCGAAATCTATCGATACCCATTAAAGCCAATGATTGATTGA
- a CDS encoding RiPP maturation radical SAM C-methyltransferase: protein MQIALVNMPFGSLDRPPIGISLLKSQVELQGHSCKNLFLNLKLVDYIGVATFNHISNTIPSLLIGEWLFSSSLFPNKQKEEEYLKLIPERLGYRTPIYSSENLLQIKQKISIYLDDCIDDYPWIDFDLIGFTSVFEQNAASLALAKRIKERWPQKKVIIGGANCEGPMGVAMIKAFPFLDFICQGEGDLSFPILVDRIASNGSTDDIPGILTPVNTDKPSPHKANMVTNLDQLPYPDYTDYFEQFCDAGLSALLKPVIPFETSRGCWWGEKSHCTFCGLNGLNMRFRSKNSERAIQEIETLRNKYHEHTTSMAAVDNIIDYKYFQDFIPKLIELDLGVDLFYETKANIKREQLDLIKKAGFTSIQPGIESLITDVLKRMRKGITMLQNVRLLKWCEEFGITPAWNILFGFPGENPADYQHIGKEMIPKLVHFHPPLACASFRLDRFSPYFDYSAQHGIINVKYNRVYKYIYSELTDAEREKLAYYFEFEYDDQRQPSSYTQMLQKAVYSWKEKYDSCFFCFVKIPNGIRFFDNRTNADGDIYDLYGWEAELYQSVDDIKTASGVHPMFQSAKKTITVEQIEAKLDEFVAKGWALHEGGRYLALAIPEGIYSLPDEMLDLLQEHGSSPR, encoded by the coding sequence GTGCAAATTGCACTCGTTAACATGCCATTCGGCTCTTTAGATCGGCCACCCATCGGAATTAGCCTTTTAAAATCCCAAGTCGAACTTCAAGGCCATTCATGTAAAAATCTTTTCTTAAATCTGAAACTCGTTGACTACATTGGTGTTGCAACTTTTAACCACATATCAAATACCATCCCCTCATTACTAATTGGGGAATGGCTCTTTTCCTCCTCTCTCTTTCCAAATAAGCAAAAAGAAGAGGAATATCTGAAACTCATTCCAGAACGTTTGGGTTATCGAACCCCCATCTATTCTTCAGAAAATCTACTTCAAATAAAGCAAAAAATCTCTATATATTTAGATGATTGCATCGATGACTATCCCTGGATCGATTTTGATCTTATCGGCTTTACTTCTGTCTTCGAACAAAACGCGGCCTCTCTAGCACTAGCCAAGCGAATCAAGGAAAGGTGGCCGCAAAAAAAAGTTATTATTGGAGGAGCTAATTGCGAGGGGCCTATGGGAGTAGCCATGATCAAGGCATTTCCCTTTCTCGATTTTATTTGTCAAGGAGAAGGAGATCTATCCTTTCCTATATTAGTTGATCGGATCGCAAGCAATGGCTCCACAGATGATATACCAGGTATCCTTACGCCTGTCAATACAGATAAACCCTCCCCCCACAAAGCCAATATGGTAACAAATCTCGATCAACTACCTTATCCAGACTACACGGACTACTTCGAGCAGTTCTGTGATGCTGGCTTATCCGCTTTGCTAAAACCAGTCATCCCTTTTGAAACTTCACGTGGATGCTGGTGGGGTGAAAAATCCCATTGTACGTTTTGTGGATTAAATGGATTAAATATGCGCTTTCGAAGCAAAAATTCAGAAAGAGCGATTCAGGAAATTGAAACCCTCCGCAATAAATACCACGAGCATACAACAAGCATGGCTGCTGTAGATAACATCATAGATTATAAATATTTTCAAGACTTTATTCCGAAGTTAATTGAATTGGATCTCGGAGTAGATCTATTTTATGAAACGAAAGCAAATATCAAACGAGAGCAGCTGGATTTAATAAAGAAAGCTGGATTTACCTCCATTCAACCTGGCATTGAAAGTTTAATTACCGACGTTCTCAAAAGGATGAGAAAAGGGATTACGATGTTACAAAACGTTCGTCTATTGAAGTGGTGTGAAGAGTTCGGAATCACACCTGCGTGGAATATTCTCTTTGGCTTTCCTGGAGAAAATCCAGCGGACTACCAACACATAGGGAAAGAGATGATTCCTAAATTGGTTCACTTTCACCCTCCATTAGCATGTGCTTCTTTTCGCTTAGATCGATTCAGTCCTTATTTTGACTACTCTGCACAGCATGGCATAATCAATGTGAAATACAATCGGGTATACAAATACATTTACTCAGAGCTAACCGATGCCGAAAGGGAAAAACTAGCGTATTACTTTGAATTCGAATATGATGATCAACGTCAACCGTCTTCCTATACGCAAATGCTACAAAAAGCTGTTTATTCATGGAAAGAGAAATATGACTCCTGTTTTTTCTGTTTCGTGAAAATCCCTAATGGTATCCGTTTTTTTGATAACCGTACAAACGCAGACGGAGATATCTACGACTTATATGGATGGGAAGCTGAACTTTATCAAAGTGTGGATGATATCAAAACGGCCAGTGGAGTTCACCCGATGTTTCAAAGTGCAAAAAAAACCATTACAGTAGAACAGATAGAAGCCAAATTGGACGAATTTGTTGCTAAAGGATGGGCCCTACATGAAGGTGGGCGCTATCTCGCTTTAGCGATCCCAGAGGGTATATATTCTTTACCCGATGAAATGCTCGACCTGCTTCAAGAGCATGGTTCCTCCCCACGATGA
- a CDS encoding ABC transporter permease — translation MSLFFHELKSKWKALFFWCLGASALVVSGMSEYSGLQGTGESMNELIAQMPESLQAILGTGTLDLSTATGYFGMLFSYLILITTIHAVLLGTSTIVKEERERTAEFLMVKPISRSRVLTHKLLAAGCNLLLLNGASTITAVISISVFATEGESSKHVVMLMIGMLLTQLIFFTLGITIATWGKWLKRSTIIGATLLLICYLLSIAIDLNPSFEALSYVTPFKYFEAKVILNEGSLDPLFLTISFIVIVLSILGSYSLYKRRDLQI, via the coding sequence ATGAGCTTGTTTTTTCATGAATTAAAATCTAAATGGAAAGCTTTGTTTTTCTGGTGTCTGGGTGCAAGTGCTCTGGTTGTCTCCGGAATGAGTGAATATAGCGGACTACAGGGCACAGGAGAGTCGATGAACGAGTTGATCGCTCAGATGCCAGAATCGCTCCAAGCGATCTTAGGAACAGGAACACTTGATCTATCCACAGCCACAGGTTACTTCGGGATGTTATTTTCGTATCTGATTTTGATTACTACGATCCATGCGGTCTTACTAGGCACAAGTACGATTGTAAAAGAAGAGCGCGAGCGAACAGCAGAATTTCTTATGGTAAAACCGATCTCCCGCAGTCGTGTACTCACACATAAGCTGCTTGCTGCTGGATGTAATCTCTTGCTCCTCAATGGAGCCAGCACCATAACGGCAGTAATCAGCATCTCTGTTTTTGCTACCGAAGGAGAATCGAGTAAGCATGTTGTAATGCTGATGATAGGAATGCTGTTGACACAATTAATTTTCTTTACACTGGGCATTACTATAGCTACATGGGGAAAGTGGTTAAAACGCAGTACCATCATCGGAGCAACACTCTTACTTATCTGCTATCTCCTGTCTATCGCTATTGATTTAAATCCAAGTTTTGAAGCACTGAGCTACGTGACACCTTTTAAATACTTCGAAGCCAAAGTTATCTTAAACGAAGGCTCCTTAGACCCACTCTTTCTTACTATTTCATTTATCGTGATTGTGCTGAGCATACTTGGGAGCTACTCTTTATATAAGAGACGTGATCTACAAATATGA